A DNA window from Theobroma cacao cultivar B97-61/B2 chromosome 5, Criollo_cocoa_genome_V2, whole genome shotgun sequence contains the following coding sequences:
- the LOC18600277 gene encoding probable serine/threonine-protein kinase At1g54610 isoform X1 codes for MGCVLGREVSSGIVSESRESKNANFESNKKAENVTVSKTDASVVEVENEGTRKEEKADGERKQRGERRKSKPNPRLSNLPKHLCGEQVAAGWPSWLSDACGEALNGWIPRRADTFEKIDKIGSGTYSNVYKAKDMVTGKIVALKKVRFDNLEPESVKFMAREILILRRLDHPNVVKLEGLVTSRMSCSLYLVFQYMEHDLAGLAASPIVKFTEPQVKCYMYQLLSGLEHCHNRGVLHRDIKGSNLLIDDGGVLKIADFGLATFFDPNRKHPMTSRVVTLWYRAPELLLGATDYGVGVDLWSAGCILAELLAGKPIMPGRTEVEQLHKIYKLCGSPSDEYWKKSKLPNATLFKPREPYKRCIKETFKDFPPSSLPLIDTLLAIDPAERLTATAALRSEFFTTEPCACEPSSLPKYPPSKEMDAKRRDDEARRLRAASKTQGDGARKTRTRDRARAIPAPEANAELQSNLDQRRRLITHANAKSKSEKFPPPHQDGALGFPLGASHHIDPAFVPPDVPFSTTSFTYSKEPIHTWSGPLVDSASMGAPRRKKNVAGDLHEPSKPPTGSQKDKSGDTRVKGKRSIL; via the exons ATGGGGTGTGTTTTGGGAAGAGAAGTATCTTCAGGGATTGTTTCAGAGTCTAGGGAGAGTAAAAATGCTAACTTTGAATCCAATAAGAAAGCAGAAAATGTTACAGTTTCAAAAACTGATGCTAGTGTTGTAGAGGTTGAAAATGAGGGTAccagaaaggaagaaaaagccgatggggaaagaaaacaaagaggGGAAAGGAGAAAGTCAAAGCCAAACCCCAGGTTGAGTAACCTACCTAAGCATTTGTGTGGAGAGCAGGTGGCAGCTGGATGGCCTTCATGGCTGTCGGATGCCTGTGGGGAGGCGCTAAATGGGTGGATTCCACGGAGGGCTGACACATTTGAGAAGATTGATAAG ATTGGCTCTGGAACATATAGCAATGTGTACAAAGCTAAAGATATGGTAACAGGTAAAATTGTTGCCCTAAAGAAGGTTCGGTTCGATAATCTGGAACCTGAAAGTGTGAAATTCATGGCTAGAGAGATTCTCATACTGCGGAGGTTGGACCATCCCAATGTTGTAAAATTGGAAGGTTTAGTTACTTCAAGGATGTCCTGTAGTTTGTATTTGGTATTTCAGTACATGGAGCATGATTTGGCTGGTCTTGCAGCAAGTCCAATAGTAAAGTTTACAGAGCCACAG GTTAAATGTTACATGTATCAATTACTTTCTGGTCTCGAGCACTGTCACAACCGTGGAGTGCTTCACCGTGATATTAAGGGGTCCAATCTTCTTATTGATGATGGAGGAGTACTTAAGATTGCTGATTTCGGACTGGCTACGTTCTTTGATCCTAACCGCAAGCATCCCATGACTAGTCGGGTGGTTACTCTTTGGTATCGAGCCCCTGAGCTTCTTCTTGGGGCTACCGATTATGGTGTTGGTGTGGACCTTTGGAGTGCAGGATGCATTTTAGCTGAGCTCTTGGCTGGGAAGCCTATTATGCCTGGTAGAACGGAG GTAGAGCAACTACATAAAATATACAAGTTATGTGGTTCACCATCAGATGAATACTGGAAAAAATCAAAGTTGCCTAATGCAACCTTATTTAAACCTCGAGAGCCTTATAAAAGATGCATAAAAGAGACATTTAAAGATTTCCCACCATCATCGCTGCCCCTCATTGACACTCTACTGGCAATTGATCCAGCAGAACGTCTGACTGCCACTGCTGCATTAAGAAGTGAA TTCTTCACAACAGAACCTTGTGCTTGTGAACCTTCTAGCCTTCCAAAATACCCGCCCAGTAAAGAGATGGATGCAAAACGACGGGATGATGAAGCTCGGAG ACTCAGAGCTGCTAGTAAAACCCAAGGTGATGGTGCAAGGAAGACTCGGACACGCGATCGTGCAAGGGCAATTCCTGCTCCGGAAGCAAATGCTGAGCTTCAGTCTAATCTTGAT CAGAGAAGGCGCCTAATAACTCATGCAAATGCAAAGAGCAAAAGTGAAAAGTTCCCCCCACCACACCAAGATGGAGCACTTGGCTTTCCTTTAGGAGCATCGCATCACATTGATCCTGCATTTGTTCCTCCTGATGTCCCCTTCAGTACTACATCATTCACTTATTCGAAAGAACCAATACACACTTGGTCAGGTCCATTGGTTGACTCTGCGAGCATGGGTGCTCCAAGGCGAAAGAAGAATGTTGCTGGTGATTTACACGAACCATCTAAACCTCCAACAGGATCCCAAAAAGACAAAAGTGGTGACACCCGGGTTAAAGGAAAGAGAAGCATACTTTAA
- the LOC18600277 gene encoding probable serine/threonine-protein kinase At1g54610 isoform X2, with protein sequence MGCVLGREVSSGIVSESRESKNANFESNKKAENVTVSKTDASVVEVENEGTRKEEKADGERKQRGERRKSKPNPRLSNLPKHLCGEQVAAGWPSWLSDACGEALNGWIPRRADTFEKIDKIGSGTYSNVYKAKDMVTGKIVALKKVRFDNLEPESVKFMAREILILRRLDHPNVVKLEGLVTSRMSCSLYLVFQYMEHDLAGLAASPIVKFTEPQVKCYMYQLLSGLEHCHNRGVLHRDIKGSNLLIDDGGVLKIADFGLATFFDPNRKHPMTSRVVTLWYRAPELLLGATDYGVGVDLWSAGCILAELLAGKPIMPGRTEVEQLHKIYKLCGSPSDEYWKKSKLPNATLFKPREPYKRCIKETFKDFPPSSLPLIDTLLAIDPAERLTATAALRSEFFTTEPCACEPSSLPKYPPSKEMDAKRRDDEARRLRAASKTQGDGARKTRTRDRARAIPAPEANAELQSNLDRRRLITHANAKSKSEKFPPPHQDGALGFPLGASHHIDPAFVPPDVPFSTTSFTYSKEPIHTWSGPLVDSASMGAPRRKKNVAGDLHEPSKPPTGSQKDKSGDTRVKGKRSIL encoded by the exons ATGGGGTGTGTTTTGGGAAGAGAAGTATCTTCAGGGATTGTTTCAGAGTCTAGGGAGAGTAAAAATGCTAACTTTGAATCCAATAAGAAAGCAGAAAATGTTACAGTTTCAAAAACTGATGCTAGTGTTGTAGAGGTTGAAAATGAGGGTAccagaaaggaagaaaaagccgatggggaaagaaaacaaagaggGGAAAGGAGAAAGTCAAAGCCAAACCCCAGGTTGAGTAACCTACCTAAGCATTTGTGTGGAGAGCAGGTGGCAGCTGGATGGCCTTCATGGCTGTCGGATGCCTGTGGGGAGGCGCTAAATGGGTGGATTCCACGGAGGGCTGACACATTTGAGAAGATTGATAAG ATTGGCTCTGGAACATATAGCAATGTGTACAAAGCTAAAGATATGGTAACAGGTAAAATTGTTGCCCTAAAGAAGGTTCGGTTCGATAATCTGGAACCTGAAAGTGTGAAATTCATGGCTAGAGAGATTCTCATACTGCGGAGGTTGGACCATCCCAATGTTGTAAAATTGGAAGGTTTAGTTACTTCAAGGATGTCCTGTAGTTTGTATTTGGTATTTCAGTACATGGAGCATGATTTGGCTGGTCTTGCAGCAAGTCCAATAGTAAAGTTTACAGAGCCACAG GTTAAATGTTACATGTATCAATTACTTTCTGGTCTCGAGCACTGTCACAACCGTGGAGTGCTTCACCGTGATATTAAGGGGTCCAATCTTCTTATTGATGATGGAGGAGTACTTAAGATTGCTGATTTCGGACTGGCTACGTTCTTTGATCCTAACCGCAAGCATCCCATGACTAGTCGGGTGGTTACTCTTTGGTATCGAGCCCCTGAGCTTCTTCTTGGGGCTACCGATTATGGTGTTGGTGTGGACCTTTGGAGTGCAGGATGCATTTTAGCTGAGCTCTTGGCTGGGAAGCCTATTATGCCTGGTAGAACGGAG GTAGAGCAACTACATAAAATATACAAGTTATGTGGTTCACCATCAGATGAATACTGGAAAAAATCAAAGTTGCCTAATGCAACCTTATTTAAACCTCGAGAGCCTTATAAAAGATGCATAAAAGAGACATTTAAAGATTTCCCACCATCATCGCTGCCCCTCATTGACACTCTACTGGCAATTGATCCAGCAGAACGTCTGACTGCCACTGCTGCATTAAGAAGTGAA TTCTTCACAACAGAACCTTGTGCTTGTGAACCTTCTAGCCTTCCAAAATACCCGCCCAGTAAAGAGATGGATGCAAAACGACGGGATGATGAAGCTCGGAG ACTCAGAGCTGCTAGTAAAACCCAAGGTGATGGTGCAAGGAAGACTCGGACACGCGATCGTGCAAGGGCAATTCCTGCTCCGGAAGCAAATGCTGAGCTTCAGTCTAATCTTGAT AGAAGGCGCCTAATAACTCATGCAAATGCAAAGAGCAAAAGTGAAAAGTTCCCCCCACCACACCAAGATGGAGCACTTGGCTTTCCTTTAGGAGCATCGCATCACATTGATCCTGCATTTGTTCCTCCTGATGTCCCCTTCAGTACTACATCATTCACTTATTCGAAAGAACCAATACACACTTGGTCAGGTCCATTGGTTGACTCTGCGAGCATGGGTGCTCCAAGGCGAAAGAAGAATGTTGCTGGTGATTTACACGAACCATCTAAACCTCCAACAGGATCCCAAAAAGACAAAAGTGGTGACACCCGGGTTAAAGGAAAGAGAAGCATACTTTAA